A single genomic interval of Microbacterium sp. LWO14-1.2 harbors:
- the fbaA gene encoding class II fructose-bisphosphate aldolase — MPVATPDQYAEMLDRAKAGGFAYPAFNVSSSQTINSVLQGLTEAGSDGIIQVTTGGADYFAGHTVKARATGALAFARYATEVAKNYPVTVALHTDHCPKDALAGFVEPLIAASEEEVKAGRNPIFQSHMWDGSAVPLAENIEIAKDLLPRMKAINAILEVEIGVVGGEEDGVAHEGSNEALYTTFADVDQAVQALGLGEQGRYIAALTFGNVHGVYKPGGVKLRPELLGEIQEQVAAKYGTGPKPLDLVFHGGSGSTDDEIALAVANGVIKMNIDTDTQYAYTRAIADYMFKNYDGVLKVDGEVGNKKQYDPRAWGKIAETAMAARVVESTRQLGSYGQSQS, encoded by the coding sequence ATGCCCGTCGCCACCCCGGATCAGTACGCCGAAATGCTCGACCGCGCGAAGGCCGGCGGCTTCGCGTATCCCGCCTTCAACGTCTCCAGCTCGCAGACGATCAACTCCGTCCTGCAGGGCCTGACCGAGGCCGGCTCCGACGGCATCATCCAGGTCACCACGGGTGGCGCCGACTACTTCGCCGGCCACACCGTCAAGGCTCGCGCGACCGGCGCCCTCGCCTTCGCGCGCTACGCGACCGAGGTCGCCAAGAACTATCCGGTCACCGTGGCGCTGCACACCGACCACTGCCCGAAGGACGCCCTCGCCGGCTTCGTCGAGCCGCTCATCGCGGCATCCGAGGAAGAGGTCAAGGCCGGCCGCAACCCGATCTTCCAGTCGCACATGTGGGACGGCTCCGCCGTGCCGCTCGCAGAGAACATCGAGATCGCGAAGGACCTGCTCCCCCGCATGAAGGCGATCAACGCGATCCTCGAGGTCGAGATCGGCGTCGTCGGCGGCGAGGAGGACGGCGTCGCGCACGAGGGCTCCAACGAGGCGCTCTACACGACCTTCGCCGACGTCGACCAGGCCGTGCAGGCTCTCGGACTCGGCGAGCAGGGCCGCTACATCGCGGCGCTCACGTTCGGAAACGTCCACGGCGTGTACAAGCCGGGTGGCGTGAAGCTGCGCCCGGAGCTCCTGGGCGAGATCCAGGAGCAGGTCGCCGCGAAGTACGGCACGGGCCCGAAGCCGCTCGACCTCGTCTTCCACGGCGGCTCCGGCTCGACCGACGACGAGATCGCCCTCGCGGTCGCCAACGGCGTCATCAAGATGAACATCGACACCGACACGCAGTACGCGTACACGCGTGCGATCGCCGACTACATGTTCAAGAACTACGACGGCGTCCTGAAGGTCGACGGCGAGGTCGGCAACAAGAAGCAGTACGACCCTCGGGCGTGGGGCAAGATCGCCGAGACCGCGATGGCGGCCCGCGTGGTCGAGTCGACCCGTCAGCTCGGCTCGTACGGGCAGTCGCAGAGCTGA
- a CDS encoding DUF6264 family protein produces MTDQRPQYGELATPEEQRRAAGLPPLDQMPDAAVAAPPAAVEAELPVRRTNPVDRFVTIALLAYGLINVVLTAISYLDFPTAMNEVMKIVGVDGEFTNIAQGRVWGTIAAIVLVVGWSVTVAVSLRRLRSRRLSWWVPIVGAAITLLLTSICAAIPMMGDPAFVDYIMSTTAR; encoded by the coding sequence ATGACCGACCAGCGGCCGCAGTACGGGGAGCTCGCCACTCCCGAGGAGCAGCGCAGAGCGGCGGGCCTGCCTCCGCTCGACCAGATGCCGGATGCCGCCGTCGCCGCCCCTCCGGCTGCGGTCGAGGCGGAGCTGCCTGTTCGGCGGACGAACCCCGTCGACCGGTTCGTCACGATCGCGTTGCTCGCGTACGGCCTCATCAACGTCGTGCTGACCGCGATCTCCTACCTCGACTTCCCGACCGCGATGAACGAGGTGATGAAGATCGTCGGCGTCGACGGCGAGTTCACCAACATCGCGCAGGGGCGTGTGTGGGGCACCATCGCGGCGATCGTGCTCGTCGTCGGATGGTCTGTGACCGTGGCCGTCTCGCTCCGCCGGTTGCGCAGCAGGCGCCTCAGCTGGTGGGTTCCCATCGTCGGAGCGGCGATCACGCTGCTGCTCACGTCGATCTGCGCGGCGATCCCGATGATGGGCGATCCCGCATTCGTGGACTACATCATGAGCACCACCGCTCGCTGA
- a CDS encoding IclR family transcriptional regulator — protein sequence MNAPEAEPTLIGSVQRALRLVDIVANSPRPMPVKTLSAVTGLTTGTTYNLVRTLIHEGYLTSEPDGLVLGTRFPAFQSETDARGVFLARVRAALRTVTDEVGATAYLSRYHDGEMHLVDIVDAVRNPRIELWVGLDASAHATALGKQILADLSDDERLDYLSRHRLEELTPRTISDRRTLLTQLEHSPGFAVDEEEYAIGNTCVAVPVIAPNVMASLAISLPSEHVVDRRLVMRMQQTARRLSLQLGTEVLSDSESVLDFSI from the coding sequence GTGAACGCCCCCGAGGCGGAGCCGACCCTCATCGGGTCGGTGCAGCGCGCGCTGCGTCTGGTCGACATCGTCGCCAACTCGCCTCGGCCGATGCCGGTGAAGACGCTCTCCGCCGTCACCGGGCTCACCACCGGCACGACCTACAACCTCGTGCGCACCCTGATCCACGAGGGATATCTGACGAGCGAGCCCGACGGGCTGGTGCTCGGGACGCGCTTCCCGGCCTTCCAGTCGGAGACCGACGCTCGTGGAGTCTTCCTGGCACGCGTACGGGCGGCACTCCGCACGGTCACCGACGAGGTCGGCGCGACGGCCTACCTGTCCCGGTACCACGACGGCGAGATGCACCTCGTCGACATCGTGGATGCGGTGCGGAATCCGCGCATCGAGCTCTGGGTCGGCCTCGACGCCAGCGCGCACGCGACCGCGCTCGGAAAGCAGATCCTCGCCGATCTCTCCGACGATGAGCGGCTCGACTATCTCTCTCGGCACCGTCTCGAGGAGCTGACCCCGCGCACGATCAGCGATCGTCGCACCCTGCTCACCCAGCTCGAGCACTCCCCGGGCTTCGCCGTCGACGAGGAGGAGTACGCGATCGGCAACACCTGCGTGGCCGTGCCGGTGATCGCACCGAACGTGATGGCTTCGCTCGCGATCTCCCTGCCGTCCGAGCACGTCGTCGACCGGAGGCTCGTGATGAGGATGCAGCAGACGGCGCGGCGGCTGTCCCTGCAGCTGGGGACCGAGGTCCTGTCCGACAGCGAGAGCGTTCTCGACTTCTCGATCTGA
- a CDS encoding 4-hydroxy-3-methylbut-2-enyl diphosphate reductase: protein MPRVRAAAGRLQDNPVVGQKRVLLAAPRGYCAGVDRAVVAVEKALERYGSPVYVRKQIVHNIHVVTELEEKGAIFVEEVDEVPEGAHVVFSAHGVSPAVVNAASDRGLHAIDATCPLVTKVHREAVRFARDDFEILLIGHDGHEEVEGTAGEAPDHVTVVNSPEEADTVEVKDPSKVVWLSQTTLSVDETMETVNRLRTRFPELHNPPSDDICYATQNRQVAIKKVAKDADLVIVVGSANSSNSVRLVEVALEYGAKAAYRVDYAEEVKQEWLDGVATVGVTSGASVPEVLVREVLDALDGAGYRDVEEVKTAEEDLMFSLPKELRQDASGQRDSRALGGRASGGGA from the coding sequence ATCCCACGAGTACGTGCGGCGGCAGGTCGGCTTCAGGATAACCCGGTGGTCGGACAGAAGCGTGTTCTGCTCGCCGCTCCGCGCGGATACTGCGCCGGCGTCGATCGCGCAGTGGTCGCGGTCGAGAAGGCCCTGGAGCGCTACGGCTCGCCCGTCTACGTGCGCAAGCAGATCGTGCACAACATCCACGTCGTCACCGAGCTCGAGGAGAAGGGCGCGATCTTCGTGGAGGAGGTCGACGAGGTCCCCGAGGGAGCGCACGTCGTCTTCAGTGCACACGGAGTGTCGCCCGCGGTCGTGAACGCGGCATCCGATCGAGGTCTGCACGCGATCGACGCGACCTGCCCCCTCGTCACGAAGGTGCACCGCGAGGCCGTGCGCTTCGCGCGCGACGACTTCGAGATCCTGCTCATCGGTCACGACGGCCACGAAGAGGTCGAGGGCACGGCGGGCGAGGCCCCCGATCACGTGACCGTGGTGAACTCCCCGGAGGAGGCGGACACGGTCGAGGTCAAGGACCCGTCGAAGGTCGTCTGGCTCTCGCAGACCACGCTGTCGGTCGACGAGACCATGGAGACCGTCAACCGCCTGCGCACGCGCTTCCCCGAACTGCACAATCCGCCGTCCGACGACATCTGCTACGCGACCCAGAACCGTCAGGTGGCGATCAAGAAGGTCGCGAAGGACGCGGATCTCGTGATCGTGGTCGGATCGGCGAACTCGTCGAACAGCGTGCGCCTCGTCGAGGTGGCCCTCGAGTACGGCGCCAAGGCCGCCTACCGCGTGGACTACGCGGAAGAGGTCAAGCAGGAGTGGCTCGACGGCGTCGCCACCGTGGGCGTGACCAGCGGGGCCTCGGTGCCCGAGGTGCTCGTGCGCGAGGTGCTGGACGCCCTCGACGGCGCAGGCTACCGCGACGTCGAAGAGGTGAAGACGGCGGAGGAGGACCTCATGTTCTCGCTGCCCAAGGAACTGCGACAGGATGCCTCGGGTCAGCGCGACTCGCGGGCTCTGGGAGGTCGCGCGTCCGGCGGAGGCGCATAG
- the xseA gene encoding exodeoxyribonuclease VII large subunit has product MTVFEASTRPGETPPADAVAPRDSSASAPTSVARLNATIRDFVARWNTVWVEGEITSWNIRAGNIFARLKDTRSDAQISIRIWSSVRPRIPNDLGVGDHVVAAVKADYFVKSGDFSFAVSAMKHVGLGDQLERLERLRAQLRQEGLFDPSRKKRLPFLPHVIGLITGERSDAEKDVHRNAELRWPQVRFRTEYAAVQGDRCVPDTLAALARLDADPDVDVIVIARGGGDPQTLLGFSDERLVRAVAAASTPVVSAIGHENDHPLLDDVADLRASTPTDAAKRVVPDVSEQRALIAQLRSRATSRLTQRVTHDIAQLEQLRSRPALRSPDPIIDSRSQEVWLMLSRGRDSITRQLDAAGRKTSELRASLRALSPAATLARGYAIAHLDGGVILRDAADAPAGSALTITVDRGSISARSEGEIAESDD; this is encoded by the coding sequence ATGACAGTCTTCGAAGCGTCGACGCGTCCCGGCGAGACGCCCCCCGCCGACGCCGTCGCGCCGCGCGACTCGTCGGCGTCGGCACCCACCTCGGTGGCGCGGCTGAACGCCACGATCCGCGACTTCGTCGCCCGCTGGAACACCGTGTGGGTCGAGGGCGAGATCACCTCGTGGAACATCCGCGCCGGCAACATCTTCGCCCGTCTGAAGGACACCCGTTCGGATGCGCAGATCTCGATCCGTATCTGGTCGAGCGTGCGTCCGCGCATCCCGAACGACCTCGGCGTCGGCGATCACGTGGTCGCCGCCGTCAAGGCCGACTACTTCGTGAAGTCCGGTGACTTCAGCTTCGCGGTGTCGGCCATGAAGCACGTCGGGCTGGGCGACCAGCTCGAGCGTCTGGAACGCCTCCGTGCGCAGCTGCGCCAGGAGGGCCTGTTCGACCCGTCGCGCAAGAAGCGCCTCCCCTTCCTCCCGCACGTGATCGGCCTCATCACCGGCGAGCGATCGGATGCCGAGAAGGACGTGCACCGCAACGCGGAGCTCCGGTGGCCGCAGGTGCGATTCCGCACCGAGTACGCGGCTGTCCAGGGCGACCGGTGCGTACCCGACACCCTCGCCGCTCTCGCCCGCCTCGACGCCGACCCCGACGTCGATGTGATCGTCATCGCGCGGGGCGGCGGCGATCCCCAGACCCTGCTCGGGTTCAGCGACGAGCGCCTGGTGCGTGCTGTCGCAGCAGCATCCACCCCCGTGGTGAGCGCGATCGGCCACGAGAACGACCACCCCCTGCTCGACGACGTCGCCGACCTGCGCGCATCGACACCGACCGATGCCGCGAAGCGCGTCGTGCCGGACGTCAGCGAGCAGCGGGCGCTGATCGCCCAGCTGCGCTCGCGTGCCACGTCGCGTCTCACGCAGCGCGTCACGCACGACATCGCGCAGCTCGAGCAGCTGCGCTCGCGGCCGGCTCTGCGCTCCCCCGACCCGATCATCGACTCACGGTCGCAGGAGGTATGGCTCATGCTCTCCCGGGGCCGCGACAGCATCACCCGGCAGCTCGACGCCGCGGGGAGGAAGACGAGCGAGCTGCGAGCCTCGCTGCGCGCGCTCTCCCCCGCCGCGACGCTCGCCCGCGGCTACGCGATCGCACACCTCGACGGCGGTGTGATCCTTCGTGACGCCGCCGACGCACCGGCGGGCAGCGCCCTGACGATCACGGTCGACCGGGGGTCGATCTCGGCGCGCTCCGAGGGCGAGATCGCCGAGAGCGACGACTGA
- a CDS encoding exodeoxyribonuclease VII small subunit — protein MSALNDTPVDTLSFEAARDELVKVVAELEQGAPTLEQSLALWERGEALAARCEEWLLGAKRRLDAARAAASDSPDGAES, from the coding sequence GTGAGTGCGCTGAACGACACCCCTGTGGACACGCTGTCGTTCGAGGCCGCGCGTGACGAGCTCGTGAAGGTGGTGGCGGAGCTCGAACAGGGCGCGCCGACCCTCGAGCAGTCACTCGCCCTCTGGGAGCGCGGAGAGGCGCTCGCTGCCCGGTGCGAGGAGTGGCTCCTCGGCGCGAAGCGCCGCCTGGACGCCGCACGGGCCGCAGCATCCGACTCCCCCGACGGAGCGGAGTCATGA
- a CDS encoding DUF4245 family protein produces MSRRAPIVAELGRPETPEETAVRKAEFSKAYRSSQTVRGLIAALLATLAIVVVIVLAVPRGEPATERTVDMVGIAADVESSVGSPVIVPELGDFWRVNAAGLTSGATPVWDVTLAPASQNERGFIKLAQAFGVDSSWAPQRLNGIAPTDATDIGGLEWDVYSLGDAGAKQNVTYAIGTQAGDDYVLLYGSRSAESTADLAETLVPQIRDLSE; encoded by the coding sequence ATGAGCAGACGAGCCCCGATCGTCGCCGAGCTCGGCCGCCCCGAAACGCCAGAGGAGACCGCGGTCCGCAAGGCCGAGTTCAGCAAGGCGTACCGGTCGAGTCAGACGGTCCGCGGACTCATCGCCGCACTGCTCGCCACCCTGGCGATCGTCGTCGTCATCGTGCTGGCCGTGCCCCGCGGCGAGCCGGCCACCGAGCGCACAGTCGACATGGTCGGCATCGCCGCCGACGTCGAGTCCTCCGTCGGCAGCCCCGTCATCGTCCCCGAGCTCGGTGATTTCTGGCGTGTGAACGCCGCCGGCCTCACGAGCGGCGCGACCCCCGTGTGGGATGTCACGCTCGCCCCCGCATCGCAGAACGAGCGCGGTTTCATCAAGCTCGCCCAGGCCTTCGGCGTCGACTCCTCCTGGGCCCCGCAGCGGCTGAACGGCATCGCCCCGACCGACGCCACCGACATCGGCGGACTGGAGTGGGACGTGTACTCGCTCGGTGATGCGGGCGCCAAGCAGAACGTGACCTACGCCATCGGCACGCAGGCCGGCGACGACTACGTGCTCCTGTACGGCTCGCGCTCGGCCGAATCGACCGCCGACCTCGCCGAAACCCTCGTCCCCCAGATCCGCGATCTCTCGGAGTAG
- a CDS encoding carbonic anhydrase encodes MTHPLTPAAAWTQMQEGNRRFVNDEPRHPNQDVARRRDLEAAQHPVATLFGCSDSRLAAEIIFDLGLGDLFVVRNAGQVIGESIVASLEYAVAVLEVPLIVVLAHDSCGAVRAAIDGTAINADPLPPHIWKLIAPIVPAARKVLAESGGTTVDEIDAELVGREHLRNTVGDLLQSSEIISNAVAEGRLGIVGANYRLAEGTAVPVITVGIETDGIETEGQSPATKEGSE; translated from the coding sequence ATGACGCACCCGCTCACGCCCGCCGCCGCCTGGACGCAGATGCAGGAGGGGAACCGGCGATTCGTGAACGACGAGCCCCGTCACCCCAATCAGGATGTGGCGCGGCGCCGCGACCTCGAGGCCGCGCAGCACCCGGTGGCGACCCTCTTCGGGTGCTCCGACTCCCGCCTGGCCGCCGAGATCATCTTCGACCTCGGCCTCGGCGATCTCTTCGTCGTGCGCAACGCGGGTCAGGTGATCGGCGAGTCCATCGTCGCGAGCCTCGAGTACGCCGTCGCCGTGCTGGAGGTACCGCTGATCGTGGTGCTCGCGCATGACTCGTGCGGTGCTGTGCGCGCCGCGATCGACGGCACCGCGATCAACGCCGACCCGCTGCCTCCGCACATCTGGAAGCTCATCGCCCCGATCGTGCCCGCGGCCCGCAAGGTGCTCGCCGAGAGCGGCGGAACGACCGTCGACGAGATCGACGCCGAGCTCGTCGGGCGCGAGCACCTGCGCAACACGGTGGGCGACCTGCTGCAGTCGTCCGAGATCATCTCGAACGCCGTGGCCGAGGGGCGCCTGGGCATCGTGGGCGCCAACTACCGACTCGCAGAGGGCACCGCCGTGCCCGTCATCACCGTCGGCATCGAGACCGACGGAATCGAGACCGAGGGGCAGAGCCCCGCAACCAAGGAGGGTTCGGAATGA